Genomic DNA from Bacteroidales bacterium:
CTATTTGCAATTTTCGTTAGGTTATAAATTCGGAAGGGAAAAAGAAGATTCTCCTAAACAGGTATCATTATAAAATTTTTATGAGCACATCAAAAAAAGTATTAGTAACAGGCGCATCGGGAACAGTTGGAAGTGAAGTTGTGAAACAACTATGCGAAAAAAATGATAATATTGAAATTACTGTTTTCGATAAAAAAAATAAAAACTCCGAACGTTTTTTTTCAAAAATCAGTAAACGTGTAAAAGTTATTTATGGTGACATTTCAAATAAAGAGGATGTTTGTAATGCTTGTAAAAATCAGGATGTGGTTATTCACCTTGCTGCTATTATTCCTCCTTTAGCTGATAAACAGCCTCAGCTGGCGAATAAAGTAAATGTTATTGGAACAAAAAATCTTATTGAATGCCTTGAAGAATTTTCACCAAAAGTTTTTTTCCTTTATGCTTCATCCATTTCAGTTTATGGCGACAGAATAAAAAATCCATGGATTAAAGTTACTGACGACCTTAAGCCAAGCGACAGGGATGAGTATGGTCTTACAAAAATTGAAGCCGAAAAACTAGTTACAAATAGTGAACTGAATTGGTCTATATTCCGTCTTACGGCTATAATGGGAGCAGGTAATCATAAAGCTTCAGGAATAATGTTCCATATGCCGCTCGAAACAAAAATGGAAATAGCAACCCCATACGATGCAGCACGAGCATTTGTACATGCAGTGAACCATCTGGATGAACTGAATAAGAATATTTATAATTTAAGCGGGGGCGAAAAATGCAGAATTTCGTACCAGGAATTTTTATCATCCACATTTAAATTATTTGGCTTAGGGGATTTGGATTTTCAGGAAAATTCATTTGCTAAAAGAAACTTCCATTGTGGTTATTATGAAGACGTGGATAAGCTTCATCAGATTCTTGATTTCCGCAGAGTTACCATTGATGACTATTTCCGGTATGTTAAAGAATCTGTTTCTCCGTTTCAAAAAGTTGCCGCTTCAGTATTTAAAAAAATGGTAAAGAAATCACTTCAAAAACAATCAGAGCCTTTAGCTGCAATAAAAAATAAAAACGAAACGGATCTTAAACATTATTTCTAAAATTATTTTATTGCAATAGAACAATTTATTTTCACCCTTTCAATGCATTATGTTTACTATATCTTA
This window encodes:
- a CDS encoding NAD(P)-dependent oxidoreductase, yielding MSTSKKVLVTGASGTVGSEVVKQLCEKNDNIEITVFDKKNKNSERFFSKISKRVKVIYGDISNKEDVCNACKNQDVVIHLAAIIPPLADKQPQLANKVNVIGTKNLIECLEEFSPKVFFLYASSISVYGDRIKNPWIKVTDDLKPSDRDEYGLTKIEAEKLVTNSELNWSIFRLTAIMGAGNHKASGIMFHMPLETKMEIATPYDAARAFVHAVNHLDELNKNIYNLSGGEKCRISYQEFLSSTFKLFGLGDLDFQENSFAKRNFHCGYYEDVDKLHQILDFRRVTIDDYFRYVKESVSPFQKVAASVFKKMVKKSLQKQSEPLAAIKNKNETDLKHYF